The Corynebacterium suranareeae genome window below encodes:
- a CDS encoding cold-shock protein translates to MAQGTVKWFNGEKGFGFIAPNDGSADLFVHYSEIQGSGFRNLEENQAVEFEVGEGAKGPQAQQVRAL, encoded by the coding sequence ATGGCACAGGGTACTGTGAAATGGTTCAACGGCGAAAAGGGATTTGGTTTCATCGCTCCCAACGATGGCTCCGCTGATCTCTTCGTCCACTACTCTGAGATTCAGGGCTCCGGTTTCCGTAATCTTGAGGAAAACCAGGCAGTTGAATTTGAGGTCGGCGAGGGTGCCAAGGGCCCACAGGCTCAGCAGGTTCGTGCTCTCTAA
- a CDS encoding type II toxin-antitoxin system Phd/YefM family antitoxin encodes MSMPADLRYWTRSSSELSKHPAEVFAEAEEHPIIVTRRDGEALVLMSQCEADRQSHLLELAAQLISVVTDDHGTLAERMAKVFPWMLALSVADREACAREILDAARASFATEQPHLALAELASWKETAAAVATGLGNTDLEWYSEPHLVARP; translated from the coding sequence ATGAGCATGCCAGCTGATCTGCGCTATTGGACCCGGAGTTCCTCAGAGTTGAGTAAACACCCTGCTGAAGTTTTTGCCGAGGCTGAAGAGCATCCCATTATTGTGACACGTCGTGACGGCGAAGCACTGGTATTGATGTCCCAGTGCGAAGCTGACAGGCAATCCCACCTGCTGGAGTTGGCTGCGCAGTTAATTTCTGTGGTCACCGATGATCACGGCACATTAGCTGAGCGTATGGCTAAGGTTTTTCCTTGGATGCTGGCCCTGTCAGTGGCAGATCGTGAGGCGTGCGCCCGTGAGATTCTTGATGCTGCACGAGCGTCGTTTGCAACTGAACAACCTCACCTTGCTCTTGCTGAATTGGCCTCGTGGAAAGAAACGGCAGCAGCTGTTGCCACTGGATTGGGTAACACTGATTTGGAGTGGTACAGCGAGCCACATCTGGTGGCGCGTCCCTAA
- a CDS encoding PAS domain-containing protein, whose amino-acid sequence MVDFDTIASRLVTETEEAIIYATRDGIIRLWNGGSEKLFGYAAGEALGKSLDIIIPEKHRKAHWDGWDRVMESGETRYGSEPLNVPGIRADGSKMSLEFSITILKDDSGKIEGVAAFLRDVTANWDEKKSLRIRIKELERQIEGQ is encoded by the coding sequence ATGGTCGATTTTGACACCATCGCGAGCCGCCTTGTCACCGAAACAGAAGAAGCAATCATTTACGCCACCCGCGATGGCATCATCAGACTCTGGAATGGAGGATCCGAGAAACTTTTCGGATACGCAGCCGGCGAAGCCCTTGGAAAATCACTCGACATCATCATTCCCGAAAAACACCGCAAGGCACACTGGGACGGATGGGACCGCGTCATGGAATCCGGCGAAACCCGCTACGGCTCCGAACCACTTAACGTTCCAGGCATTCGTGCCGATGGTTCAAAAATGTCTTTGGAATTCTCCATCACCATCTTGAAAGATGATTCAGGAAAAATTGAAGGCGTTGCAGCTTTCCTTCGTGATGTCACCGCCAATTGGGATGAGAAAAAGTCCCTGCGGATCCGAATCAAGGAACTGGAACGCCAAATCGAGGGTCAGTAA
- a CDS encoding O-methyltransferase — protein MTPDLAAFLDKLYAEGQEFDAEQSDRLDRRRNLEPESAALLRSLIDGISPKSVLELGTSNGYSTIWMADVVNLTTVDNDPERSLDAAENLRAAGVEDKVVQIVADGAEILADSVDEQWDFIFLDAERSLYVNWWSDLQRVLASGGLLVVDNVLSHADQVAKFREIIDQTQGLRSLVLPIGAGLLIVAKQD, from the coding sequence ATGACTCCTGATCTTGCAGCTTTTCTGGACAAACTTTATGCCGAGGGGCAGGAATTTGATGCAGAGCAATCGGATCGGCTTGATCGCAGGAGAAACCTTGAACCGGAAAGCGCTGCGCTACTTCGCTCGCTCATCGACGGAATTAGTCCAAAGTCAGTACTCGAACTAGGCACATCCAATGGTTACTCGACTATTTGGATGGCAGATGTCGTGAATTTAACAACAGTAGACAATGATCCTGAGCGGTCTTTGGATGCTGCAGAAAATCTTCGTGCTGCTGGAGTGGAAGATAAGGTCGTACAGATTGTTGCTGATGGAGCAGAAATACTCGCAGACTCCGTCGATGAACAATGGGATTTCATTTTTCTCGATGCAGAGCGATCCCTTTATGTAAATTGGTGGTCTGACCTGCAACGAGTTTTGGCCAGCGGTGGTTTATTGGTTGTTGACAATGTGCTTTCACATGCGGATCAAGTCGCCAAATTCAGGGAAATCATTGATCAAACTCAGGGGTTGCGATCCTTGGTTCTTCCCATTGGTGCGGGACTTTTAATTGTGGCTAAACAGGATTAA
- a CDS encoding LacI family DNA-binding transcriptional regulator produces MNVKLTDVAREAGVGYGTASRAISGRGSVDAATRDKVLAAAEKLGYRTNAMARALRENKTRTVGLIVPDIINEFYTESAAVLQNELDKSGYQVVVSTTGNDADKERRAIESMLNRQVDAVVHVPVNPQAKFPKGFKVVELNRRSDLDRPTVTSDDATGLKELAVHILDQGYRDIGIIVGPAELSTARDRKSGFFNALESEATQRGIREELRFRVIHSRYSPAGGYEAFTEFRNDLPEIIVPLSTQLTLGVLKATRENSIEIPNDLALACYGVAEWLAVWGPGITVFAPDLPAMGAAAATQVLTLLDASPPPQQQRKDSRATHCPRDNPKGLKGETHDT; encoded by the coding sequence GTGAATGTGAAGTTAACTGACGTCGCCCGTGAAGCTGGAGTAGGTTACGGTACTGCTTCTCGCGCCATTTCTGGACGAGGTTCCGTTGATGCAGCAACCCGTGACAAAGTACTCGCTGCCGCTGAAAAATTAGGCTACCGAACCAACGCCATGGCTCGTGCACTTCGAGAAAACAAAACCCGCACCGTTGGCCTGATCGTTCCCGACATTATCAATGAGTTCTACACCGAATCCGCCGCTGTCCTCCAAAATGAGTTAGACAAATCCGGATACCAGGTGGTTGTTTCCACAACGGGAAACGACGCAGACAAAGAACGTCGAGCAATTGAATCCATGCTCAACCGCCAGGTAGATGCAGTGGTGCATGTTCCAGTTAATCCCCAAGCCAAGTTCCCAAAAGGCTTCAAAGTGGTGGAGCTTAATCGCCGCAGCGACCTCGATCGTCCCACTGTAACTAGCGATGATGCCACTGGCTTGAAAGAGCTGGCGGTTCATATTTTGGATCAAGGTTATCGGGACATCGGCATCATCGTCGGACCTGCCGAGCTCAGCACCGCCCGCGACCGCAAATCAGGTTTCTTCAATGCTCTCGAATCCGAAGCCACACAGCGAGGAATTCGCGAAGAGCTGCGCTTCCGCGTTATTCACTCCCGTTATTCCCCCGCCGGTGGTTATGAAGCATTCACCGAATTCCGTAACGATCTCCCCGAAATCATCGTGCCCCTGAGTACGCAATTAACCCTAGGCGTCCTCAAAGCCACCCGAGAAAACAGCATTGAAATACCAAATGACCTGGCGCTTGCGTGTTATGGTGTCGCCGAATGGCTCGCCGTGTGGGGCCCTGGCATCACCGTTTTCGCGCCCGACCTCCCAGCCATGGGCGCGGCAGCTGCCACGCAGGTTTTAACGCTTCTCGACGCCTCCCCCCCTCCCCAACAACAACGTAAAGATTCCAGGGCAACTCATTGTCCGCGGGACAACCCCAAAGGTTTAAAGGGAGAGACGCACGATACATGA
- a CDS encoding Gfo/Idh/MocA family protein — protein sequence MTQQELRVAVIGAGMAGKAHAAGYRTASSIYSTTLPNIRLVSIADANVQLAEETAARFGFERFDTSWQAIVEADDIDVVSVVVANFLHREIVEALLASGKHVLCEKPLSDNIEDAEAMIEAAGRAAINGTIARIGLTYRRSPGVAHIRDLVQSGELGKVLHVTGHYWTDYGSNAQAPISWRYKGPNGSGALADVGSHLTYLAEFVAGSDFADVRGGQLSTVITERPKPLGAIVGHEGGAVSDEYEAVENDDIASFSGSFIGGGTATLQVSRISQGHPNTLGFEVFCEKGSVLFDFRNSGEFKIFTPATSGDISQEAGYRTITIGPKHPYWRGGLAMDAPGVGIGQNEGFVFQARAFLEEIAGIPEEESLPRCATLEEGLHNMQLIDAVAQSAAADGATVAVPVLAPVQN from the coding sequence GTGACTCAGCAAGAACTTCGCGTAGCTGTCATTGGTGCAGGCATGGCAGGTAAAGCACACGCAGCGGGTTACCGCACCGCATCCAGCATCTACTCCACCACTTTGCCCAACATCCGTCTGGTTTCCATCGCGGATGCCAACGTGCAGCTAGCTGAAGAAACCGCAGCACGCTTTGGCTTTGAGCGCTTTGATACCTCTTGGCAGGCGATCGTTGAGGCCGATGACATCGATGTTGTCAGCGTCGTGGTGGCTAACTTCCTGCACCGCGAAATCGTGGAAGCGCTCCTGGCATCCGGCAAGCATGTGCTGTGCGAGAAGCCTTTGTCAGACAACATCGAAGACGCAGAAGCCATGATTGAGGCAGCCGGCCGTGCAGCAATAAATGGCACCATCGCCCGCATCGGACTGACCTACCGCCGTTCCCCAGGCGTGGCACACATCCGTGATCTCGTGCAGTCCGGCGAGCTTGGCAAGGTTCTACACGTCACCGGCCACTACTGGACCGACTACGGATCCAATGCACAGGCACCAATCAGCTGGCGTTACAAGGGGCCAAACGGCTCCGGCGCACTGGCAGATGTGGGAAGCCACCTCACCTACCTGGCAGAATTCGTTGCAGGATCTGACTTCGCTGACGTTCGTGGTGGCCAGTTGTCCACCGTGATCACCGAGCGCCCCAAGCCACTCGGCGCGATTGTCGGCCACGAAGGCGGCGCAGTTTCCGATGAATACGAAGCAGTGGAAAATGATGACATTGCATCATTCTCCGGATCCTTCATCGGCGGCGGAACCGCAACCCTCCAGGTCAGCCGCATTTCCCAGGGACACCCAAACACCCTAGGTTTTGAAGTGTTCTGCGAAAAGGGCTCCGTCCTCTTTGATTTCCGCAACTCAGGCGAATTCAAAATCTTCACCCCAGCAACCTCCGGTGACATCAGCCAAGAAGCCGGCTACCGCACCATCACCATCGGACCAAAGCACCCATACTGGCGCGGCGGCCTTGCAATGGATGCACCAGGCGTGGGAATTGGCCAAAACGAAGGCTTCGTTTTCCAGGCACGTGCATTCCTCGAAGAAATCGCCGGAATTCCTGAAGAGGAAAGCCTGCCACGCTGCGCAACTCTGGAAGAAGGACTGCACAACATGCAGCTCATTGACGCCGTAGCTCAGTCCGCAGCAGCCGATGGCGCAACCGTTGCTGTCCCAGTCCTGGCACCAGTTCAAAACTAA
- a CDS encoding Gfo/Idh/MocA family oxidoreductase, translating to MTIRIGLVGYGVGGRLFHTPYIQASEHCELVGVVARSESTKAAVAEDLPDVVTVGSLTELLELGVDAVVISTPPATRRDLVLEAINAGVAVVADKPFAPTAADAMELVEAAEKAGVLLNVFHNRRNDTHIVTALGIQEELGAMRGLDLRLDLIEPESLEAGPEGGLLRDLGSHVVDQALVLMGPATSVTAHLGSIDLPEGPTNARFRISLEHESGAVSNISASKIDRLESWEIRLVGERGSYVSNYTDVQTVAIKQGLRPINDREHWGYESKERWGTLVTDEGSKVIPSAQGDYTRFYDAFALAVENGGAGPVPAREGVAVLKVLDAVAQSAAEKRTIELS from the coding sequence ATGACAATCCGAATCGGACTCGTTGGCTACGGTGTTGGTGGCAGGCTCTTTCACACCCCTTACATCCAAGCCTCAGAACACTGCGAGCTGGTAGGTGTAGTTGCTCGTTCCGAAAGCACCAAAGCAGCCGTTGCCGAAGATCTTCCAGACGTAGTCACAGTGGGATCGCTGACAGAACTCCTCGAGCTCGGTGTAGATGCCGTGGTGATCTCCACGCCACCTGCCACGCGCCGGGATCTAGTGCTGGAAGCGATCAACGCAGGTGTGGCAGTGGTGGCAGATAAACCTTTTGCACCCACAGCTGCAGACGCCATGGAACTTGTTGAAGCCGCCGAAAAGGCTGGAGTACTGCTCAACGTTTTCCACAACAGGCGCAACGACACCCACATCGTCACAGCACTGGGGATCCAAGAAGAACTCGGCGCGATGCGTGGACTGGACCTACGCCTGGACCTGATTGAACCAGAATCTTTGGAAGCAGGCCCTGAAGGTGGATTGCTGCGTGATCTGGGTTCACACGTGGTGGATCAGGCTTTGGTTCTCATGGGGCCGGCCACCTCTGTGACCGCTCACCTTGGATCCATTGATCTTCCAGAAGGTCCAACCAACGCAAGGTTCCGCATCTCTTTGGAGCACGAATCCGGTGCTGTATCCAACATTTCTGCCAGCAAGATTGACCGTTTGGAGTCCTGGGAAATTCGCCTGGTAGGCGAGCGCGGCTCCTATGTGTCCAACTACACCGACGTGCAGACCGTGGCGATCAAGCAGGGACTTCGACCCATCAATGACCGTGAGCACTGGGGATATGAATCGAAGGAGCGGTGGGGCACCTTGGTTACTGATGAAGGCTCAAAGGTAATTCCTTCAGCACAAGGTGATTACACCCGCTTTTACGATGCCTTTGCCTTGGCCGTGGAAAATGGTGGTGCAGGACCGGTGCCTGCACGTGAAGGTGTTGCAGTGCTCAAGGTGTTGGATGCTGTAGCCCAGAGCGCTGCGGAAAAGCGCACCATTGAATTGAGCTAA
- a CDS encoding GNAT family N-acetyltransferase, producing MKIEIFSPAATRSAEFAHLLWLASGYSAEKLKHTITHEISQMATIGFRDGTLPIAFASYIHEPSRAVIEYIAVKETHQGMGLGSQLLNAVAKTHPEIYLETDDDAVDFYRKQGFSIAPKDRDPRWPDRERYACVWRKN from the coding sequence ATGAAAATTGAAATTTTCAGCCCTGCAGCTACGCGTTCTGCCGAGTTCGCTCACCTTCTATGGCTTGCTTCTGGATATTCTGCAGAAAAGCTCAAACACACCATTACGCATGAAATTTCCCAGATGGCCACCATCGGATTCCGTGATGGCACATTACCCATTGCTTTTGCGTCCTACATCCACGAACCCTCCCGCGCAGTGATTGAATACATTGCTGTAAAGGAAACCCACCAAGGTATGGGCTTGGGAAGTCAGCTTCTTAACGCAGTAGCAAAAACCCACCCGGAAATTTATTTAGAGACAGATGATGACGCGGTAGATTTTTATCGCAAACAGGGTTTCTCCATTGCACCGAAGGACCGAGATCCGCGCTGGCCAGATCGAGAACGCTACGCGTGCGTGTGGAGAAAGAACTAA
- a CDS encoding sugar phosphate isomerase/epimerase family protein → MKLGLYNAIFHDRTLPEALAAIKAAGLTGIELNTGGFLPATHIPTIDDILVSDDARDEFLGIFEGTGVDIYGLNCNGNPLHPNKAIGDKHAEDIRRSIRLAERLGQNRVVTMSGLPGGEPGAKYTNWVVNAWNSAALDVLDYQWDIAADFWRETDRLAADHGVKVALELHPQNIVFNSADVHKLIELTGATHVGVELDASHLFWQQMDPIAVIDHLGELIFHAAAKDVRINKEWAQLNGVLDNSFRRLDPSENRTNLGGDEWANEWPKNSAWDFVALGRGHDVAYWTEFLRALHRVDPNMLVNIEHEDVSLGREEGVNEAAKVLIEANKALEESLVS, encoded by the coding sequence ATGAAACTCGGTCTCTACAACGCGATCTTCCACGATCGCACCCTGCCAGAAGCGCTCGCAGCCATCAAAGCTGCAGGTCTCACCGGAATTGAACTGAACACCGGCGGATTTTTGCCTGCAACCCACATCCCGACCATCGATGACATCCTGGTCAGCGACGATGCCCGCGATGAATTCCTCGGGATTTTCGAAGGCACCGGCGTGGACATCTACGGCCTTAACTGCAACGGCAACCCGCTTCACCCCAACAAGGCGATCGGGGACAAGCATGCCGAAGACATTCGACGTTCCATCCGCCTCGCAGAGCGCCTCGGCCAAAACCGTGTGGTCACCATGTCTGGTCTGCCAGGTGGCGAGCCCGGCGCGAAGTACACCAACTGGGTTGTCAACGCTTGGAACTCCGCAGCTTTGGATGTTCTTGATTACCAATGGGATATCGCAGCTGATTTCTGGCGCGAGACTGACCGCCTTGCCGCAGATCACGGCGTGAAAGTGGCTCTTGAGCTGCACCCGCAGAACATCGTGTTCAACTCCGCTGACGTGCACAAGCTCATCGAACTCACCGGCGCCACCCACGTGGGCGTCGAACTGGATGCATCACACCTGTTCTGGCAGCAGATGGATCCAATCGCTGTGATTGATCACCTGGGCGAACTCATTTTCCACGCCGCCGCCAAAGATGTCCGTATTAATAAGGAATGGGCTCAGCTCAATGGCGTATTGGACAACAGCTTCCGACGCCTTGACCCATCCGAAAACCGCACCAACCTGGGCGGTGATGAGTGGGCGAATGAATGGCCAAAGAACTCTGCTTGGGATTTCGTCGCCCTGGGCCGCGGCCATGACGTTGCTTACTGGACCGAATTCCTCCGCGCACTTCACCGCGTTGATCCAAACATGCTGGTCAACATCGAACACGAGGATGTTTCACTCGGCCGCGAAGAAGGCGTCAACGAAGCCGCCAAGGTGCTGATCGAGGCCAACAAGGCACTCGAAGAGTCCCTGGTTTCTTAA
- a CDS encoding winged helix-turn-helix domain-containing protein has protein sequence MNLEEARIALNDTIHSPVRLALMAALNSVDSADYQSLREELGVSYSLLSKHAAILEQAGYLKITKAFDGRTPITHLNLTRDGRQAFQSYLSALDRLVRGLTT, from the coding sequence GTGAATCTCGAAGAAGCACGAATCGCTTTGAATGACACCATTCATTCACCTGTTCGTCTGGCGTTGATGGCCGCGTTAAATTCTGTAGATTCCGCTGATTACCAAAGTCTTCGTGAAGAGCTGGGCGTAAGCTACTCGTTGCTTTCTAAACACGCTGCGATACTTGAACAAGCTGGTTATTTGAAAATTACCAAAGCTTTTGATGGACGAACACCCATCACTCATCTGAATTTAACTCGCGATGGACGGCAGGCTTTTCAAAGTTACCTTTCTGCGCTGGATCGGTTGGTACGGGGTTTAACAACCTAG
- a CDS encoding LacI family DNA-binding transcriptional regulator, with protein sequence MSTSRPTIYDVAKAAGVSKSLVSLVLRGSTNVSKESEAAVKTAIKKLNYQPNRAASDLAAKRTQLIAVLIDDYSNPWFIDLIQSLSDVLTPKGYRLSVIDSLTSQAGTDPLTSALSMRPDGIIIAQDIPDFTVPDSLPPFVIAGTRITQASTHYSVANDDFLGAELATKHLIDLGHTHIAHLRVGSGAGLRRFESFEATMRAHGLEPLSNDYLGPAVEHAGYTETLSLLKEHPEVTAIFSSNDITAIGALGAARELGLRVPEDLSIIGYDNTPLAQTRLINLTTIDDNSIGVGYNAALLLLSMLDPQAPHPEIMHTLQPSLIERGTCAPLR encoded by the coding sequence ATGAGCACATCCCGCCCCACAATTTATGACGTTGCCAAAGCCGCAGGCGTCTCCAAATCATTAGTTTCTCTCGTGCTTCGCGGCTCCACCAACGTGAGCAAAGAATCCGAAGCCGCGGTCAAGACCGCGATAAAAAAGCTCAACTACCAGCCAAATCGCGCCGCATCAGACCTTGCGGCCAAGCGCACGCAGCTCATTGCAGTGCTTATCGACGACTACTCCAACCCCTGGTTCATCGACCTGATTCAAAGCCTCAGCGACGTACTCACCCCCAAGGGGTACCGGCTTTCAGTCATCGACTCTTTAACCTCTCAAGCAGGCACCGATCCCCTCACCAGTGCGCTATCGATGCGCCCCGATGGAATCATCATCGCCCAAGACATTCCCGATTTCACTGTCCCCGATTCTCTACCCCCATTTGTCATCGCAGGCACCAGAATCACGCAAGCCAGCACCCATTATTCAGTGGCCAACGATGACTTCCTCGGCGCAGAATTAGCCACAAAACACCTCATCGATCTTGGACACACCCACATCGCACACCTGCGCGTGGGAAGTGGCGCTGGCTTACGACGCTTTGAAAGCTTCGAGGCAACCATGCGTGCACACGGCCTGGAACCATTGTCTAACGATTACCTTGGACCAGCTGTAGAGCACGCCGGGTACACCGAAACCCTCTCACTTCTTAAAGAACACCCCGAGGTCACCGCCATTTTCTCCTCAAACGACATCACTGCCATCGGAGCACTCGGCGCCGCCCGTGAACTAGGTTTACGCGTACCTGAAGATCTATCAATAATCGGATATGACAACACTCCCCTCGCCCAAACCCGATTAATCAACCTCACCACCATCGATGACAACAGCATCGGCGTCGGTTACAACGCCGCTTTATTGTTGCTGAGCATGCTTGATCCTCAGGCACCCCACCCGGAGATCATGCATACGTTGCAGCCCTCGCTGATTGAAAGGGGTACGTGTGCGCCACTTAGATAA
- a CDS encoding sugar porter family MFS transporter, which translates to MASTFIQADSPEKSKKLPPLTEGPYRKRLFYVALVATFGGLLFGYDTGVINGALNPMTRELGLTAFTEGVVTSSLLFGAAAGAMFFGRISDNWGRRKTIISLAVAFFVGTMICVFAPSFAVMVVGRVLLGLAVGGASTVVPVYLAELAPFEIRGSLAGRNELMIVVGQLAAFVINAIIGNVFGHHEGVWRYMLAIAAIPAIFLFFGMLRVPESPRWLVERGRIDEARAVLETIRPLERAHAEVADVEHLAKEEHAISEKSMGLREILSSKWLVRILLVGIGLGVAQQLTGINSIMYYGQVVLIEAGFSENAALIANVAPGVIAVVGAFIALWMMDRINRRTTLITGYSLTTISHVLIGIASVAFPVGDPLRPYVILTLVVIFVGSMQTFLNVATWVMLSELFPLAMRGFAIGISVFFLWITNAFLGLFFPTIMEAVGLTGTFFMFAGIGVVALIFIYTQVPETRGRTLEEIDEDVTSGVIFNKDIRKGKVS; encoded by the coding sequence ATGGCTAGTACCTTCATTCAGGCCGACAGCCCTGAAAAAAGTAAGAAGCTGCCCCCACTCACAGAAGGTCCGTATAGAAAGCGGCTATTCTACGTTGCACTAGTTGCGACGTTTGGTGGGCTGCTTTTCGGATATGACACCGGCGTAATCAACGGTGCACTCAACCCAATGACACGTGAGCTCGGACTAACCGCGTTCACTGAGGGTGTTGTAACTTCTTCCCTGCTGTTTGGTGCAGCAGCTGGTGCGATGTTTTTCGGTCGCATTTCCGACAACTGGGGTCGCCGGAAAACAATCATCTCACTTGCAGTAGCTTTCTTTGTCGGCACCATGATCTGCGTGTTTGCTCCATCTTTTGCAGTAATGGTTGTCGGACGTGTGCTTCTTGGACTCGCAGTTGGTGGCGCTTCCACTGTTGTCCCTGTCTACCTGGCTGAACTTGCTCCTTTTGAAATCCGTGGCTCACTGGCCGGCCGTAATGAGTTGATGATTGTTGTTGGTCAGCTGGCAGCTTTCGTTATCAATGCGATTATTGGAAATGTTTTTGGACACCATGAGGGTGTTTGGCGCTACATGTTAGCGATCGCCGCAATCCCAGCAATTTTCCTCTTCTTTGGAATGCTCCGAGTCCCAGAATCCCCACGCTGGCTTGTTGAGCGAGGACGCATTGATGAGGCTCGCGCAGTTCTTGAAACCATTCGCCCTCTAGAACGTGCCCACGCAGAAGTTGCTGATGTTGAGCACCTAGCAAAAGAAGAACATGCCATTTCCGAGAAGTCCATGGGCTTAAGGGAAATTTTGTCCAGCAAGTGGCTTGTGCGCATCCTCCTGGTAGGTATCGGATTGGGTGTCGCACAGCAGCTGACCGGCATTAACTCCATCATGTACTACGGCCAGGTTGTTCTCATTGAGGCTGGTTTCTCCGAGAATGCAGCTCTGATCGCCAACGTGGCACCTGGAGTTATCGCAGTTGTCGGTGCATTTATCGCACTGTGGATGATGGATCGCATCAACCGCCGTACCACCCTTATTACCGGTTATTCCCTTACCACCATTAGCCATGTGTTGATCGGTATCGCATCCGTAGCATTCCCAGTCGGCGATCCTCTTCGCCCTTACGTTATCTTGACTCTGGTTGTGATCTTCGTGGGCTCCATGCAGACCTTCCTCAACGTAGCTACCTGGGTCATGCTCTCTGAGCTCTTCCCGCTGGCAATGCGCGGTTTCGCGATCGGTATCTCAGTATTCTTCCTCTGGATCACAAACGCGTTCCTCGGATTGTTCTTCCCAACCATCATGGAAGCAGTTGGACTAACCGGAACCTTCTTCATGTTCGCCGGAATCGGTGTGGTTGCCTTGATCTTCATCTACACCCAGGTTCCTGAAACTCGTGGACGTACCTTGGAGGAGATTGATGAAGATGTTACTTCCGGTGTCATTTTCAACAAGGACATCCGAAAAGGAAAGGTGAGCTAA